The DNA sequence tctgttttgcCTCATTAGTTGGTTAATGTTAGATTAGTTAGCTTACTTTATAATTTGTTGTTTAATTAGTTTCAGATTTAATGTTTAATGtgctattaattaaattagtttagtaAGTTGCTtcttggttaattaatttcaacgagtttagtttagttattaGTTTACTGTTTTGCATTTTAGTCTTTTACTTTTCCTTGCAAcactaaaaaatccaaaaatatgaatctggTCCACGACCAGTGTCCTTTTCATTCTCGTTGTACTTTTTcattcattgcacatatcaccatttttattttctctttgtgaatattttcaccattttacatgagtttgattttaagtactttttttcAAGAAGAAGATCTAGgaatttttattcttaattattacgcgacatcctctTGCACTTGGGACAACTTTTGTgttgctcattttttagtgagtcaaattttttttctttctttctcaattgTTTCTCGCTACCTTTATGTTTGATTGCACATTTCACTTGTCACCTACTATTCAGTCGCTTGAACCTTACTTCTACTATTTGAACTGATGTTTCATGTCTTGAGTGAGAGACAGTTCAAATAGGTTGCTTAGAGTTACATCGAGCACCGAGAGTAGTATACATAGCTCAGAGATAGATAGCTCTTATGTTTCTTCTACAAGCGAGGACACTGAAACTAAACAATCAATGGCTGTACTTGTACAACGCACTATTAAGGATTATTGCAACTCACTTGCACCACTACACTTTCAAGCATTATTTTATCTGATAATGcacttaatttttctattaagtaTGTCATGATGTCAGTGATACCTCAATTCCATGGGATGAATTTTGAAAGTCCTTACCAGCACCTAACGAACTTTGAGTTAGCCCACTACTTTTATCAACAGAACCaatactgatgaatttattagattttatttatttcctttctctttaaaagATAAAGCAAAAAtttggtttaattatttgaggctTAATTCCATCGCTAGTTGGTCTAATATGCAGCGCGAGTTCTTACAGAAATTGTTTCCTTTTAAGAGAACTCAGTTTTTACAAGAGCAAATCAGCCAGTTCAATCAGAGACCTGACGAGACTTTCCAGGCCAGTtgggaaaggtttaaggatttggtAAACATCTGTCCATATCAAGGTTTCGAATCTTGGAGGTTGGTGAACTATTTTTATACTGGTCTCACTCTTGAATGCAAGCAATTTGTTTAGACTATGTGCAATGAGAAATTATTTAGCAAGGAACCTGATGAAGCATTACCATTTTTGGACTATCTTGCCAAGAGTGCACAACAATGGAACACTCGAACTGATCGAGTTTCGTTGACAGCACTGCCATTGAAGGCTATTACTGGTGGAGACAGATATGAGCTTAAGTAGGACACTAGAAGATTGGAGGTTATAGAGATGGAAAAAATGAAGGTTGTGAAAGCAATAGAGACATGTTCTTTATGCGCTGATTTGAACCACAAGACCTAGGATTGCCAGATTATGCTAGTATTTCAGGAAAATGGGTCTGGATAGATGCAATCAACGAACTAGGTTAACAGAGCACATAATCAGCCTTTCTCCAACACATATAATCCAGGGTGGAGGAATTACCCGAGTTTCTCATAGGAGAATGATCAACTTGGCCGGTCTACGCCACCTTCTCAGCAGCCATTTCACCACATTGTTCCTCAACACCAGTATCAACCATTTCAAACTTCTCAAAGCTATCCGTTCATAGCACCTCCAGGATTTCAGTCTCATGTAGTTACGCAGAGTTCTCAGCCTTAACAATATGCTCCACCAAAGAAGTTTTTTTATGACAGTATGGCACATATGGCCAATACACTTAAGCAATTCATGCAGATTCAGGCCACCACAAACAATCAGAACACTCAGACCATAAATAAATTGCAGGCACCATTAATAAGATGAGCATAACATTGAGCACtctagagagagggagatttcCAGCACAACCTCAACATAATCCTCAAGTATATTGGCAACAGCCACAACAAGTGCATTATGTCACAGGGGAGGTTATTGAGATAACGAAGGTTATTattactttgagaagtggaaaggaAGTTCCCCTGCCTGTGATGACTATGGATAGACAGATAGTTACTCTTACACCTAAAGATGTAATAGAGACTAATGAAGCCaaaaaagaacataaagaaGTGAGACCATAGTCAAAGAAGCCTGTGAGTGCAAAGGCCAAAACTAGTAGGGTATTGACTTGTGGTTCCCTATCCTAAGAGATTGGCAGCTGaccaaaagaacaaataccataCTTAGATTTAGGAAATCTTCAAGCAAGTGAAGATTGACATTTCACTCTTGGATGCCATACAACAAGTTTCTTTGTATGCAAAATTTTAGAAGGACTTGTGCACAATGAAGATGAagctgaatgtaaagaagaaaactTTCATAACAGAGCAAGTCAGTGCATTGATATTGAGCTAGACTCCTCAGAAGTTTAGAGATCTCGGCTCTCCcaacatttccattatgattggTGAGTCATGCATTGGGATAGCTCTACTTGATTTGGAGAGCAGTGTGAACTTGCTATCATTCTCAGTATATGAACAATTGGGATTGGGTGAGCTGAAAAAGACCTCCATCATGCTACAGTTGGCTGACAGGTCAGTCAAGGTGCTGAAGGGTATTGTTGAAGATGTGCTAGTTAaggtggacaaattttactatCCAGCgaattttgtagttcttgatatgcagcagCCAGTCTTCATTATTTACTATGCGCCTGTCATCCTTGGACGCCCATTCCTTATTGCATCCAATGCACTGATCAATTGTCGAAGTGGAGTACTAAAGCTCACATTCGGGAATATGACACTAGAGATGAATGTGTTCAACACTTGCAAGATGCCTAGTGGATGCGATGATTCAGAGGTGCATGTAGTTGATATGGTATATGATTTTAATGTTTCGGAGCTGTTATCGGCATTTGATCCAGAGAGTGCATTTGAGGATGACTTTCCCAAACAGCCTGAGGCTCTCTTGTTGTGACAGTTTCTTCGTCATTAGAGTTGATAGAATCAGAGGGGCAGTTGATAGAGATAGATGGGTCTTCTCAGTTATCATACGTGAGTTACATGAGCAGTTGGTGTAGGCCAATCTTTAAAGCTCTTGGTTTACCAGAAGTCATGAAGTCATCAGAAGAAGAAGTCCTAACACTGGAGTTAAAGCCACTACCTGAGGACTTGAAGTACATTTTTTTGGGCTAAGTTGAGGGCACATTTCCTGTAGTCATTTCTTATTAGCTTACTTCGAAGCATGAAGCCGAATTATTATCAGTACTGAGACAACATCGAGGAGCGATAGGCTGGACTATCGCAAACATCAAGGTTATTAACCCTTCAATCTGTATCCACAACATTTTCTAGAAGGAGATGAGAGACCAGTTCGTGATGCACAACGAAGGTTGAATCCCACCATGAAGGAGGTGGTGAAGAAAAAGGTGCTGAAATTGTTAACTGTGGGCATTATCTATCCTATCTCTGACAGCAAGTGGATAAATCCAACATATGTAgtccaaaaaaaatttggtttggCTGTCATTGAAAATGCTAATGGTGAATTGATCCCGACTAGGAAGGTAATTGAATTGATCCCGACTAGGAAGGTAATTGGgtggagaatgtgtattgactatCGAAAGGTAAATTTGATTAGTCGAAAAGATCACTTCCTATTACATTTTCTAGATTAGATTTTGGAGAAAGTAGTTGGTAatgctttttattgttttctggATAGTTTTTCTGGTTATTATCAAACTACCATAGCACCAGAGGATCAAGAGAAGACAACATTCGCTTGCCCCTTTGGTACTTTTACTTTTAGAAGAATGTCATTTGGTTTATGGAATGCACCTACTACTTTTCAGCGCTGTATGATGAGTATTTTTTCTGACATGCTTGATGACATGTGTGAGGTTTTTATAGATGACTTTTTTATGTTTGGTAAATCTTTTGATGTCTGTTTGAAAAATCTTGGTGctgttttgaaaatatgtgagGAGAAAAATTTGTTGCTGAATTAGGAGAAATGTCAGTTTATGGTCACTAGTGGTTTGGTACTTGGACATTTAGTTTCTGAACGCAACATAGAAGTTGACATGGCCAAGATAGAATTAATATCTCAACTGCCTATTCCTAAGATAGTGAAGGATAATCATTCTTTACTTGGCCATGTTGGCTTCTATCGGCGTTTCATTCAAAGCTTTAGTAGTATTGCAAAACCATTTTGTACTTCTTTGCAAAATGATACtgcttttgtttggattgatgaGTGCCAGCATGCTTTTGAGAACCTAAAGGAACACTTAACAGTTGCCCCTATTATGCAATCTCCTCGGTGGGACTTTCCATTTGAAATTATGACCGACTCTAATGATTTCACTCTTGGTACCATTCTTGGCCAACGAGTAGACAACAAGCCTTCGttcatttattatgcaagtcgtACTTTGAATAATGCAcagaaaaattatatcatcaCCGAGAATGAGTTGTTAGCTATTGTGTTTGCCTTAAATAAATTCTGTTCTTGCATTATTGGGTCTCCTGTTATCATTTTTACTGACCATTTTGCTATTAAGTATTTGGTGGCAAAGAAGGATGCCAAACCCATGCTGATTCGTTGGATTCTTTTGCTCCAAGAATTTGACATTACTATTCGAGATAAGAAGGGAGTCGAGAATGTGGTAGCTGATCACTTGTCACGACTACAGCTACCTAATGTGTCTACATCTGCTTCTTCCTTGAATGAAGATTTTTCCTAATGAGCATCTTTTTGCAGTGTCGCGCGCTCCATGGTTTGCGTTTTGAATTACCTTGTCACTGACCGGATGCTGGAGCATTGGATAGCTCAGGACAAGCGTAAGCTTCTTGCAGAGTTATGATTTTACTACTTCGACACTccttatctttttaaatattgtgcTGATCAGTTGGTGCATCAATGTATTCCTGTTGATGAGTTTACCTATATTTTCCAGTTTTGTCATACTTTGTCCTGTGGAGGCCATTTTGCAACTAAGAAAACTGTTGccaaaattttgcaaaatggACTCTACTAGCCCACCATTTTTAGAGATGTGGAGTCTTTCTGCAATGCCTGTGAGCCTTGTTCAGaaacttagaaaaatcataGCACGTAACATGATGTCCCTTTCCCCTATCCTTACACTTGAGATATTTGATTGTTGGGGGATTGACTTTATAGGATCATTCCCAAATTCATTTGAAAATCCCTACATTTTAGTTGTTGTGGATTATGTTTCAAAATAGGTAGAGGCCATATCTTGTAGAACAAATGATCATAAGGTTGTCATCCGTTTTTGGAAAGAATTGTTTGCATGTTTTGGCATGCCTAAGGCAATCATTAGTGATAGGGGTTCGcatttttgtaacaaaaattttcaaaaacttaTGCAAAAATATGGAGTGACTAATAAGGAGATCATAATGTATAAATTAAGCATGttaattgaataataaataaaatacttgcTACAtgcttatttattcattaatgtGAAGAAAAGGCTACTTAAATTATGGTCTAGCAAAAATTGGgactttacatttattttaagtgAATGGACGTATTATAGCTCATGCACCCGTGTGATAGAATCAGAAATTTAGAGGATTCCACTCTAAAGTCTAACCCATTTCCTTCCTTCTGCCTCATACTCCTACACCATCGTAGGTAGACCACGAATGGAGTGAGGAATCCGCAGACAATCAACAATTGCAAGGAAAGTAATGGAATATTTGGTGGTCTAGGCAGTGAGATTGGTTACACACGTAATAGAGGATGCGAGGAACAAGCATAAACgaaggagaggagaggaaggCAAGGGCAGATCAATTTTGGGCCAATTGGGGAAACAGTGTACTTATTTTCATTGTTAATCcattttagttttagatttCAGTTTCTATGCTTCAATAGAAAATGTCTTTTTACTACATTATCATCGAGTAATTTTTCAAACCTAAGCTCGGAAATATTTTGATTGGGCTGTGTTTCAGTTTCTGTTTGGTATGAATTTTTGTATGTATGGATTGCAAACAATCTTTACATGAGTTTAACTTATGTTTTTCTTGTTGATCTTTGATTCATTGTTGACAAAAGGCACGGTGGATGCTTAGATTGTACGTAAAACCTATTTTGATGAGATCTATTTCAATTTGAGTGTTTattaattcaatagaggttttAGTATCATTTGGGAACTGCAagatatttacaaatcatcctAGCATCTTTTTCTTGATTGAAATTGTGTTTGAAGCAAGTGGGGAATTGGAACCCATTTTGAAACCAACCCATGAAAAAGAAATCTGCAGCTTAGGTGTtcgattatttttttcttagacATAAAAGTTTACATACATATTGATTTACATACATAGTTCTTGTTTTGAAGTCTAAACATTCTAAGAAATTTGAGTGAGTAATATGAAATTAGCCAAGTAATTTTCTGAATCATTACTTTGCATACATACACAATCTTatgaagtttttcttttcaaattaaattagacTCTTATGTCCTATAGTTTCATAgctaattttctatttattttctggaAAATAGAAAAGGGTTTCCTCATACTATTTTGCATTGGAATCATTTTCTTTGATCACCATAGTCCCTGTGGAATCGACCTTGGGACTCTTCCTTGAAAAAAACTAGACACCTTTTACACTTGGGAGGTAAATTAAATGGAGAGACAGTGACCCACAAGGTCTCTACTCCATATCACCCCCACCCTCAGACAAATGGTCAAGTTGAGTTGGCCAGTAGAGAGATCAAGCTCATTCTTGAAAACACAATCCGTCCCACTCGGAAGGATTGGTCTGAAAAATTGTTTGATGCTCTTTGGGCTTATAGGACTGCATTCAAAACTAACTTAGGGATGTCACCTTATAGATTGGTTTATGGTCGGGCTTGTCATTTACCCGTTGAAATTCAGCATTGTGCTTTATGGGCTATCAAGAAAATTAACTTTTCACTTGATGCTACCaaagatttgagaaagttgtagaTTTCGGAGCTTGATGAAGCAAGCTGGGAGGCCTACGACAATTCTTGTTTGGCAAATGAGCGAATGAAGGCCTTGCATGACAAGAAGATCTATGAGAAACATCTTGTCCCTGATCAGAAAGTCCTCTTCTACAAATTCAAGATTGCATCTTTTTCCCGGGAAGCTGAAATTCTGATGGAATGGACCTTACGTTGTAAAAGAGGTTCATTCTCACGGTGTGGTAGACATTGTCAATCTGAAGAATAGTAAAAGCTTCACTATCAATGGATAATGTCTCAAGACGTTTATGACTCACTTCAATCCCAATGAAAAGATCTTGCTTGTTCAAGATCCCggggaagttttttttttatctttttttccatttactactttctttaattgcattttgtcttttatctatattcattattttgctttgattttatatcacATGCTAGGTTGTCTATTTTGCTTACTTATTTCGGTGCACTTTGTTTTCCTTTGTTCTATTCATTGAGGACCATGTCTCTCACTAGTTGGGTGGTGAAGCGTGTGTACACAGAATAACACAATTTTTGCATTAATGTGATATGCGCTGATATACAAATGATTGACACACATTCTATTCTagcattttgtaaaatttgaacaTCTTGGTGGAGTGGTTGAGCGAAATTATTtttgcaaaaaattattttcaagctTGAGCATATAgcatgattttttatgcatcatatattttttgatcTATGGCTTGAAACACCGGGATGCTATACTTATTGAGATAAAACTTGGTAAGATTTATATAGAATGAATGGCAAGTTTTGAAGGAtattttgcacatgcttacaCTTGTAGtgtttctcattttctattcACTAATTTAACACATAGTAAACTGCAGGACTACCaaaccacttaaaaaaaaaattgaaaagaaaaaaaaagtatgaaggCTACTTAGGGAGCTTTCTTAAGTAAAGAGCTAGAAATAGTTACCTAAAACTTTGGGGCTTGAGTGTTCAACTTTTAAACAAAGTTGGCGTGAAAACTACTAGTCTCTTAGGCTTTAAGGTAGTTAGAATCAGCAATGAAtaatcttaaggttgaaaaatcctaGGAAAAATCATGGCTAGTAATGAGGAATACAACCAGTTTAGTTACACATAAATCTAAGTTCTGAGACATTTGCCCCAATTCTATGTGTTGAGACAGTCTTGTTGGATATAGCTCCTAGGGTTGAGTTGTCATGTGTCACcttttgtgagaatttagaattgtgtttgattgcttctgtttggatttcgatcgttatgcaatattcatctcaattaattttcactattttgctcaGGGATTAGCAAAATGCTAGTTGGAGATTGTGATTGAGCTGAagtattacatattttatacatctagaaccaatatatttcaattatttcatgacattattattgattttagatgaaaaatggttaagaggcataaatccaagttgtgatttaaattggttgatAACATGACTTAtgctttattttataacttgtgattcaaTTGGacaatatttcttcatatgcacgACACatctttgatattttattcttcctttttagtttttttagttTCTACTTTTTCATATAGGCCAAGACATGCATTGAtacttaaagagaaaaaaagaagaagaagaagattctcaaggccttcttTTGGAGCAAGTCGACCTTTAGAATCACAGGCAAATTAAGGGGATAAAATATCACAAGCCCAAATAAACCAAGTCCAACCCATCAAATGACCCATACTAGAAGACATCAGAACgagggaagaaagagaaaatgaatggGGGACAAAAAAATGAGGAAGTAAAAGGGTGTCAGGAGGAAAATAGAGGATGAGACATAAAGGAGAGGAGATGTGACATAAAGGAAGGTTGGGTAGATGATAAAAGAAAGGGAACAGACGACTTCAAGATGGCTTCTCCTTGGAGACTTCTTCCAGACGGCCAAACTTCAACTTCCCCGAGAGCTTCTTCAACTTCGCGACTAGAGCACCAACGACAGAGTTTCCTccataaaatagatatatgatCCTCTTGAACAACGAGGATGAGAGCCTGTAAAACAAGTATATTACAGTGGATTTTCCCTCCCCAAATGCCCTGTGAATgtaggcattatgccgaaccacTTAAATTTGTGTGTCTTCTTTCCTTCTATTTCCTTGTATTTACTTTCCATTCACTGCCATGGATGTATACACCAACACCGTAGAGCCGCACCGAACCACCGTCAAGGGCTCCACACCACAATGATTGAGACTCAATCTCATGTCTTCCTACTTAGGCCCATTCTTCTAACAGCTAGCTGTGAGACTCACTAGAGGACAACAACCAACTGCATGCACCGCACTacctattttcttctttttgtcattttgttcgtttattgtaaaataaatatagcatATTATATGAAGTCATGTCGGTttttgaatttacttttataagatatctTTGCAATTGTAGTTGTAGATGTCTTTGGGTTTTGACAGGGCATAGCGTCATGTAAGGTGATGGTAAAGGGTTGAAGGATATGGGATGACAAATAGATTTAGTCTAAATGCAAATCATCCACCAACAATCATCAAAGTTTCATTTCCAGTGGGATGAAGAAGTGCAAAagtaaatttgtttatttaaagaaaGTGGATTTAGATTACTATCATGAATATTTGTCTCGTATcacatatctatatatttatcatttaaaaactaaacacaaaaaaatgcgAGTTTacaaaaagagtaatgttatataatataccatCGTtacactttcatctcattttatagaTGTGGCACTTTTCATCGCTtagattgttttttattttgaatcatagaatgtgaaaataatattagaatagaGTTTATTTCAACCTAGTCTATCAAGTACATGAATTTGTTTAAAGGCAAAAAAggattcttctctttttctctagAAACCGATAGGAAGAGGTGGAGTGCAAGTCTCTCTGCTCCCACTGAGTAGAGGTGAGAACATTGCTATTTGTTTGATTCTCTCAAACAAGATAGTGTTTTTGTGAGGTGTAGTGAGTGATGGAGGAACTTGAGGCGGTCTGgaataaattgaaattgaatGACGAGGAACAACAAGAGATAACGATACAGGAGGAAAAGTGGGAAGGcttgaaagaaaaggaaaacaggaGTTTAGTTGGGAAGGTTTTAACGAAAGATAATTGAGCAAAGAAGTGGTGAAATATGCTATGCTTAAATATGGAAAGTTAACAGTGGAGTTTGTGGAATTAAGAGCCAATACTTTTGTTATATCCATTGCAAACGCTAGTGACTGCCATACAGTGATGGCTAGGAGGCCTTGGTTATTTGATGCAAACCTCtttgttttgaagattttcgATAGCTTGATACAACCCCATTCCATGGAGTTCAATTCTGAGTTTTTCTGGATTCAATTTCATGACTTACCATTTTGTTGTATGAATCGTAAGTATGGAGAATTAATTGTAGGACACTTGGGGAAGTTGTGGATGTGGATGTCTCGGATAATGATGTGGAATGGGGTGAATACCTAAGGGTTAGAGTGAACCTAGACTTGCAGAGGACAGTGGCTCGAGGCAGAACTATTAAGGTTGGCTCTAAAAATATGTGGGTGcctattatatatgaaaaactaCCTAGAATTTGTCTTAACTGTGGAAAGTTTTATCATGGTATTCAATGTTGCTCACATAGTAATGGAAACTACATATTTAGTAAGAATGAAAATCAGTATGGTTCATGGCTCAGAGCAGAGTCGAGTACACGAAGAAAAGGTTTTAGAACCACAATTGACTCTGGTGAAACCTCGAGTGATAGAGGAAAGGGGTCCATTGATGAGGGAGGTAAGTTATTGAAGCAACAGGTTTATCCTGAAGAGTCACTAGAATATGGGGCTGAGCAGCAGCATGGGATGGTGGAGTTGGTTAGTGAAGATACTGAGAGAGTAGGTTCTTTTATGCCTACTGATATGAATAAGGTTATAGCTAAGGCAAGGTGGAACGAGATGGAAAAGGAAGGTATTTCTAATATAGCTAATATGCTTATTGAAGCTGtggaaaatgagataaaaagaaGGGATAGTCATGTGTCAACTTCAAAAAATACAATGGTCCAATTACAGGCTAGTAAAGAAATGCAATTACTTTCTAACAGAGAGGAAGGAATAGGAGGAATTTTGGATTCTGTACCTATTTCTAAGGACAATATTAAGAAAGAGGAAGTATCACTTGAGGTAGAGAAGGGAGTTCGCAAGAATAAATTGGTGAACCTAAAGGGAAATGGTAGAGTCAAGCTAGAGGCAAGGCTGCTTCAATAGAAAATTCTGGCAGTTGTCTTGGGATAGGCAAAAGAGCATGATTATCTCTTTCTGATAAGGGGGAAAATCAGGTTCCTAGTAAGAAGTTGAGAGGGGCTGGGAAGAACAAGCCTGAAGCTTATCAACTAATATCGATATAGGTTGTGAAGCAGCCCTGCCGAGAATCATGAaaatcttaagttggaactgccgagggcttgggaaccctcagacAGTTCATGACCTTTACATGCTTGTGAAAGATAAGTGCCCAAAAGTAATTTTCCTTATGGAAACCTACTTGAAAGTAAATAAGCTAGATGCAGTTAGAAGAAGAATTGGTTTTGATGGATGTTTTGGTGTGGATCCTGTAGGGAGAAGTGGTGGCATAGCTATTTTGTGGAGGGATTCTATAGAATTTGAACTAATAAACTACTCACATAGACATATCAGTGGGTGGTTATATGATGATCAAATTAGAAGTGGAAGTTGACAGGTTTCTATGGTTATTCAGAAGTGGGACTGAGGCAGCATTCATGGGATTTATTGACAACAATTAATGAAGGGCCTAATCCTTGGTGTATTattggagatttcaatgagattttattttagaatgaaggggggggggggggatcaaGACCTAAAAATCAGATGGCTTCTTTTAGAAATGCAGTAGTTAATGAACTATATGATCTGAGATTTAAGGGAGATAGATTTACTTGAAGTAATAATTAGGGATAAGGTAGCTATACAAAGGAAAGACTGGATAGAGCCTTTGCAAATAAGAGATGGAAAGAGATTTATGGTCAAGCATCAGTGGAAGGATTAGTGGCAAGATGTTCTCATCACAAACCTTTACTTTTGTCTGTTAGAGAAGATATGAGAGGGCAATCAGTGAGGAATAAGTTATTTCAATTTGAGGCATGGTGGAGTAAGGAAGAGTAGTGTAGAGAGGTGATAGCAGAAAACTGGAGAAGTGGAGCCAATTCATTACAAGTATTTTTGAACCTGTGTTGTAAGTCACTGCAGCAGtggagtaaaaattataataggcAGATAGACAAGGTGACAAAAGACAAATATGCTTTATTAAAAAGACTTCAAGATGAGGGTTGTGGTGATAGTAGTGAGAGAATAAAAAGTTTATAGAAGGAGGTGGGTCTATTATTGGAGGAAGAGGATATAAATTGGTATGCATGTGGGGATAGAAACACTTGTTTTTTTCATGCCTGTGCAACACAAAGATATAAGAGAAATAGGATTGTTGAGATTAAGGGCAATCAATTTGTGCAAAGAACAAATCAGTGGGGTATACAAAAGGCTTTTCAGCAATACTTTCTGGAAGTTTATAATTCTACTCAGCCCACAGAGGAGGATATAACAAAGGGGGTGGAATCTCTACAATAGAAGGTGACTGGTGAAATGAATAATGATCTATTGCAGGTTTATACTAAAGAGGAAGTGGAGGAAGCTTTGAAACAGATGGCCCCTTTCAAATCTCCTGGTCTAGATGGTTTTGGGGCATCCTTTTATCAAGAGTATTGGAATATTGTAGGGGAAAAGGTATGTATTAATGCATTGCATTTCTTAAATGGTGGAGAATTGGATCAGCAGTGTAACTTCACTTGTTTAGCATTGATTCCAAAAGTGAAGAAACCTGTGACAGTAGGAGAGTTTAGGCCAATAAGTCTTTATAATGTGTTTTACAAACTTATTGCCAAAACTCTTGCAAATAGACTGAAGTTGGTCCAATCTGAAATA is a window from the Juglans regia cultivar Chandler chromosome 7, Walnut 2.0, whole genome shotgun sequence genome containing:
- the LOC109008417 gene encoding uncharacterized protein LOC109008417; translated protein: MIGESCIGIALLDLESSVNLLSFSVYEQLGLGELKKTSIMLQLADRSVKVLKGIVEDVLVKVDKFYYPANFVVLDMQQPVFIIYYAPVILGRPFLIASNALINCRSGVLKLTFGNMTLEMNVFNTCKMPSGCDDSEVHVVDMVYDFNVSELLSAFDPESAFEDDFPKQPEALLL